One part of the Saprospiraceae bacterium genome encodes these proteins:
- a CDS encoding pyruvate kinase has product MKNLKQLQKDMQLLEKKISIAALTRKKLISSRHISQQKSAVNLVQYLALRNEDVRLLQDNLHQAGLSSLASSESHILKQIQSIRQRIGATIINKEISDFDYFAAQNTLNKRTTDLFGFKKEPSIPHIMVTLDTSFEKDVNLIMALLKAGMNIARINCAHGNEKNWEVLIETIHHACEKSGCACKIYMDIAGPKMRVDLPGKGKENGKLKIALGQEILLLESGAKVRQNQKVISCYEYGVISILKEGERIIIDDGKFEGIVKIKKGKQYLKITRISSNKPFLKKDKGLNLPDSTLNLPVLSDADLKAIPFIASNADLAGCSFLRTPSDLKIIKDTFKKYKNSPKLILKIETPEAVINLPSILLEAMTEETFGVMIARGDLAVEIGFERLSEIQDEILWICEASNTPVIWATQVLETFSKTGIATRSEVTDAAHAAKAECVMLNKGDFIIDTIQLLKKILNKSSGHRHKKRYSMRPLNIAAHFMHHTAPVKNA; this is encoded by the coding sequence ATGAAAAACCTTAAACAGCTACAAAAAGATATGCAACTACTTGAAAAAAAAATAAGCATTGCAGCGTTAACTCGCAAAAAGCTGATTTCGTCGCGTCACATTTCTCAGCAAAAAAGCGCTGTTAACCTCGTTCAATATCTTGCATTAAGAAATGAAGATGTTCGTTTGTTGCAAGATAATTTACATCAAGCCGGTTTATCCAGTTTAGCAAGTTCAGAAAGTCATATTTTAAAGCAAATTCAATCTATCAGACAAAGGATCGGTGCAACTATAATAAATAAGGAGATATCGGATTTTGATTATTTTGCTGCACAAAACACTTTGAATAAACGGACAACCGATTTATTTGGTTTCAAAAAGGAGCCTTCAATACCACACATTATGGTAACCCTTGATACCTCCTTTGAGAAGGATGTAAATTTAATAATGGCTTTACTTAAAGCTGGGATGAATATTGCACGGATAAACTGCGCACATGGAAATGAGAAAAACTGGGAAGTGCTGATTGAAACAATACACCATGCTTGTGAAAAAAGTGGCTGTGCCTGTAAAATATATATGGATATAGCAGGTCCTAAAATGCGGGTTGACTTACCGGGTAAAGGAAAAGAAAATGGGAAACTTAAAATAGCTCTGGGGCAAGAAATTCTACTCCTGGAATCAGGAGCTAAAGTAAGACAAAATCAAAAAGTTATATCTTGTTATGAATATGGAGTTATTTCCATTTTAAAGGAAGGCGAAAGAATCATTATAGATGACGGAAAGTTTGAAGGAATTGTAAAAATAAAAAAAGGGAAACAATATTTAAAGATTACAAGGATTTCATCTAATAAACCTTTTTTGAAAAAAGATAAAGGATTAAATCTGCCAGATTCAACACTTAATTTACCTGTTCTTTCGGACGCAGATTTAAAAGCTATTCCATTTATTGCTTCAAACGCTGACCTTGCCGGATGCAGTTTTTTACGAACCCCTTCCGATCTCAAAATAATAAAAGACACATTTAAAAAATATAAAAACAGCCCGAAGCTTATTTTAAAAATAGAAACTCCAGAAGCCGTAATAAACCTACCGTCAATACTCCTTGAAGCTATGACAGAAGAAACATTCGGTGTCATGATAGCACGAGGCGACCTGGCAGTCGAAATCGGTTTTGAAAGACTAAGCGAAATACAGGATGAGATTTTATGGATTTGCGAAGCTTCCAATACACCAGTCATTTGGGCTACACAGGTTCTTGAAACATTCAGCAAAACGGGCATTGCAACCCGAAGCGAAGTAACGGATGCTGCACATGCTGCCAAAGCAGAATGTGTTATGCTTAATAAAGGAGATTTCATAATTGATACGATACAATTACTAAAGAAAATACTTAATAAAAGTAGTGGTCATCGACATAAAAAGAGATACAGCATGCGACCGTTAAATATCGCAGCACATTTTATGCATCATACCGCACCAGTAAAAAACGCTTAG